In Dethiobacter alkaliphilus AHT 1, a single window of DNA contains:
- the nrdG gene encoding anaerobic ribonucleoside-triphosphate reductase activating protein: MQHGEYNDSGGDGVKLKLAGVQNNSVVDGPGLRTVIFTQGCPHHCPGCHNPQTLDPAGGRWEDVSDLMADICADTGVRGVTFSGGEPFAQARALAQLAAGLKTRKMHIMVYSGYTFEELQRKAISDSAVAALLSLTDLLIDGPFILAQRDLSLLYRGSHNQRIIDVQATLEEGRVILSPLHFRGQEQAYA; the protein is encoded by the coding sequence ATGCAGCATGGTGAATATAATGATTCAGGGGGTGACGGTGTGAAGCTGAAACTGGCAGGTGTACAAAATAACAGTGTGGTGGACGGTCCCGGTCTGCGTACAGTTATCTTTACTCAGGGGTGCCCCCATCACTGCCCGGGCTGTCACAACCCCCAGACGCTGGATCCTGCCGGCGGCCGGTGGGAGGATGTGTCTGACCTGATGGCAGACATTTGTGCCGATACCGGTGTGCGCGGCGTCACCTTTTCCGGCGGAGAACCCTTTGCCCAGGCCCGGGCTTTGGCGCAGTTGGCGGCGGGTCTGAAGACCAGAAAGATGCACATTATGGTTTATAGCGGATATACCTTTGAAGAACTGCAAAGAAAAGCCATAAGCGATTCGGCGGTGGCAGCTTTGTTGTCCCTCACCGATTTGCTCATTGACGGACCGTTTATACTGGCACAGCGCGACTTATCCCTGCTGTACCGCGGCTCGCACAATCAACGTATCATTGATGTGCAGGCTACATTGGAAGAGGGGCGTGTGATTCTCTCTCCCCTTCATTTCCGTGGCCAGGAGCAGGCCTATGCTTAG